GTAAAAGGACAAGCCCAGCAGGTCATTGAACTCGCGAAAAAGCAAAATATCACCATTCAGTATGTTCCGAGGAAAAAGCTTGATCAAATGGTAACAGGTCAGCACCAGGGAATCGTTGCACAAGTAGCAGCATATGAATATGCAGAATTGGACGATCTGTATCAAATTGCTGAAAAGCGGAATGAACAACCATTTTTCATCATCTTAGATGAAATTGAAGATCCGCACAATTTAGGGTCGATCATGCGTACGGCCGATGCTGTTGGTGCACATGGAATCGTCATTCCAAAACGACGAGCGGTAGGCTTGACGACAACTGTTGCGAAAGCATCTACTGGAGCCATTGAACAT
Above is a window of Desertibacillus haloalkaliphilus DNA encoding:
- a CDS encoding RNA methyltransferase substrate-binding domain-containing protein — protein: VKGQAQQVIELAKKQNITIQYVPRKKLDQMVTGQHQGIVAQVAAYEYAELDDLYQIAEKRNEQPFFIILDEIEDPHNLGSIMRTADAVGAHGIVIPKRRAVGLTTTVAKASTGAIEH